One segment of Mesoplodon densirostris isolate mMesDen1 chromosome 6, mMesDen1 primary haplotype, whole genome shotgun sequence DNA contains the following:
- the LOC132492433 gene encoding large ribosomal subunit protein eL37-like, with product MMKGTSSFGKRRNKTHALCRRCGSKAYHLQKSTCGKCGYPAKRKREHNWSAKAKRRNTTGNGRMRHLKIVCRTFRHGFCEGTTPKPKRAAVAASSSS from the coding sequence ATGATGAAGGGAACGTCATCATTTGGAAAGCGTCGGAATAAGACGCACGCATTGTGCCGCCGTTGTGGCTCTAAGGCCTACCACCTTCAGAAGTCGACCTGTGGCAAATGTGGCTACCCTgccaagagaaagagagagcataATTGGAGTGCTAAAGCTAAAAGACGAAATACCACTGGGAATGGTCGAATGAGGCACCTAAAAATTGTATGCCGCACATTCAGGCATGGATTCTGTGAAGGAACCACACCTAAACCCAAGAGGGCAGCTGTTGCAGCATCCAGTTCATCTTAA